A stretch of the Chitinophaga sp. Cy-1792 genome encodes the following:
- a CDS encoding TlpA disulfide reductase family protein, with the protein MKKLLLISGLLAPVSLLAQTGSFTVTGHIGTLNSPAKAYIDWMDNGSGKEDSVDVVNGTFQFKGNSGGYTYARMALSHDGGGKQKAVYTGDVIYFYFGKEQVVITSKDSLANAKFTGSKVYNEYVAYNKAIGGTIMELNKAANAAFSHLTPEQQKDTAFVNVIDRNYRKSMQLRNEKQLDFAKTHPNAWFGIVALSEAAGGKLDLPKVEPIFNAMSTPLKTSDVGKELEQRIAAAKTIHVGAAAPEFVQNDVNGKPVKLSDIKGKAVLVEFWASWCGPCRAENPNLTKQYEQYKDKGFEIIAISLDDHKDKWEEAIAHDKLPWIHVSDLKGWNNAVGRMYGIRAVPANFLLDADRKIVAISLRGEELNKKLAEIFAN; encoded by the coding sequence ATGAAAAAATTATTGTTGATATCCGGTTTGCTGGCGCCGGTTTCCCTGCTGGCACAAACAGGCAGCTTTACTGTTACCGGGCATATCGGAACGCTGAATAGTCCGGCCAAAGCCTATATCGACTGGATGGATAACGGCAGTGGCAAGGAAGATAGCGTCGATGTAGTGAACGGGACCTTTCAGTTCAAAGGTAACTCCGGCGGCTATACGTATGCAAGGATGGCGCTGTCGCACGATGGCGGTGGCAAACAGAAAGCGGTGTACACCGGCGATGTGATCTATTTCTATTTTGGAAAGGAGCAGGTAGTAATCACTTCGAAAGATTCATTGGCGAATGCAAAATTCACCGGTTCGAAAGTGTATAATGAATATGTGGCGTACAACAAAGCAATCGGTGGTACGATCATGGAGCTGAACAAGGCCGCCAATGCAGCTTTCTCTCACCTTACTCCGGAGCAGCAAAAAGATACTGCTTTTGTAAATGTGATTGATCGTAACTACCGTAAATCTATGCAGCTGCGCAATGAAAAGCAGCTGGATTTTGCGAAAACGCATCCCAATGCATGGTTCGGGATAGTAGCTTTATCAGAGGCTGCCGGTGGTAAATTAGACCTTCCGAAAGTGGAGCCTATTTTTAATGCGATGAGTACCCCATTAAAGACTTCAGATGTTGGAAAGGAGCTGGAGCAGCGCATTGCAGCGGCTAAAACCATTCATGTAGGGGCTGCTGCACCGGAATTTGTACAGAATGATGTAAACGGAAAACCCGTGAAACTATCAGACATCAAAGGGAAAGCAGTACTGGTAGAGTTCTGGGCCAGCTGGTGCGGACCTTGTCGTGCCGAAAATCCTAATCTGACAAAACAATACGAGCAGTATAAAGATAAAGGCTTTGAAATTATTGCTATCTCCCTGGATGATCATAAAGACAAATGGGAGGAAGCTATTGCACACGACAAACTGCCATGGATACACGTTTCCGATCTCAAAGGCTGGAATAATGCGGTAGGCCGTATGTACGGCATCCGCGCCGTGCCGGCCAACTTCCTGCTGGATGCCGACAGGAAAATAGTAGCCATCAGCCTGAGAGGTGAGGAGCTGAATAAGAAGTTAGCAGAGATTTTCGCGAATTAA
- a CDS encoding PKD-like family lipoprotein has product MKKNLLYILAAAGLMLSAACKKDLGNYSYNAPTTPVVAGLDSSTVSALVGDTLTVQPKVTLEGGDPLKDLTFDWDIVVAEEARTVHYTGYPLKIVYNLKPMQRTAKLTVTDNRNGMKYFYSFYINGGTQFSVGQTVLSVENGVTRLSFVRPDGTVNSNLYYALHNEDLPVNPVQLFAKPLAYQPGTVEDYWIICKDPAKPSVILDGSTMLRKRYFDEQFFKAPNPLVTEQCDGAMGIPTGIFNGKLYVSVTSTAPFAPDFGKFSSVVTGNYELSTCYTRTPSWFFGFDKLSHGFVSFNSGGGYMGSDYNVTASVFDPKNLGDGTLLYMQAVSGTTYAYYKSADGNIYEYSFTLDMDNYDQRTIKPLVKRVFKGAAIIQPDSKWQKSLSDVFYISSNDKIYRYNPINEDLRLLDANFSGKKVTMLKLNSDNTLLQAGIDGAVATLDVSVGKSGSIISQIVGIPGAPVDIVNRK; this is encoded by the coding sequence ATGAAAAAAAATCTGCTCTATATATTGGCTGCAGCCGGATTGATGCTATCTGCCGCCTGCAAGAAAGATCTGGGAAACTATAGTTATAACGCACCAACTACGCCTGTTGTGGCCGGATTGGATAGTAGTACCGTTTCCGCCCTCGTAGGTGATACACTGACAGTGCAGCCCAAAGTTACGCTGGAAGGCGGCGACCCGCTCAAAGACCTGACATTCGATTGGGATATCGTCGTAGCCGAAGAGGCCCGCACGGTGCATTATACCGGTTATCCGCTGAAAATTGTGTATAACCTGAAGCCAATGCAGCGAACCGCCAAACTAACGGTAACGGATAACCGTAATGGCATGAAATATTTCTATTCGTTTTATATCAATGGTGGCACACAGTTTTCTGTCGGACAAACTGTTTTAAGTGTGGAAAATGGTGTAACCCGCTTGTCGTTTGTACGTCCTGATGGCACTGTTAACAGCAACTTATATTATGCTTTGCACAATGAGGACCTGCCAGTAAACCCGGTACAGTTATTCGCCAAGCCGCTGGCTTACCAGCCGGGCACGGTGGAAGATTACTGGATCATCTGCAAAGATCCTGCTAAACCCAGCGTAATACTGGATGGTAGTACCATGCTGCGCAAACGCTATTTCGATGAACAGTTTTTCAAAGCGCCGAATCCTTTGGTTACTGAACAATGCGATGGTGCCATGGGCATACCTACCGGCATCTTTAACGGGAAGCTGTATGTCAGCGTTACATCTACAGCGCCTTTTGCACCAGACTTCGGAAAATTCTCCAGCGTCGTTACCGGCAATTATGAACTGTCTACCTGCTATACGCGTACCCCTTCCTGGTTCTTTGGGTTTGATAAATTGTCGCATGGCTTTGTGTCGTTCAATAGCGGTGGTGGCTATATGGGCAGTGATTATAACGTGACTGCCAGCGTATTTGATCCTAAAAACCTGGGCGATGGAACACTGCTGTATATGCAGGCCGTATCCGGAACAACCTACGCTTACTATAAATCTGCTGATGGTAATATCTACGAATATTCGTTTACGTTAGATATGGATAACTACGACCAGCGAACGATCAAGCCATTGGTGAAGCGGGTATTCAAAGGGGCTGCTATTATTCAGCCAGATAGTAAATGGCAGAAGTCTTTGTCAGACGTATTCTACATCTCCTCAAATGATAAAATCTACCGTTATAATCCTATTAATGAAGACCTGCGCCTGCTGGACGCCAATTTCTCCGGAAAGAAAGTAACCATGCTGAAACTCAATAGTGACAACACTTTACTACAGGCAGGTATTGATGGTGCCGTGGCTACGCTGGATGTAAGTGTAGGCAAGAGCGGTAGCATCATCAGTCAGATCGTCGGTATTCCGGGTGCTCCTGTGGATATCGTCAACAGGAAATAA
- a CDS encoding DUF4843 domain-containing protein produces MKRIVILTIITTLLYSCKKDDIATYTVSKDNIYLNYNNKDSVIYSFAYHPELARDTIWVPVIVSGKQVNHDRRFAINVIDSTTTAVKDKHYEALKTMYILPANAGKVSIPLILLNTDPDLANKSVSLTIEIAGGDDFASLLPDDIRSRRFVFSNRLEQPAWWPYWGQLGKYSRVKHQLFLISSGTTDLVIPGSYPDAYMEIPRALYYISNASYLLNYPFNWVQENPKSGYTLEKRTDGTGDYDFYNLASPDKKFYLKYFPGANKYVFIDENGNQVLY; encoded by the coding sequence ATGAAAAGAATTGTCATTTTAACAATTATTACAACATTGTTATATAGTTGTAAGAAAGATGATATAGCTACTTATACTGTGTCAAAAGATAATATCTACCTGAACTATAACAATAAAGATAGTGTCATCTATTCATTTGCGTACCATCCGGAACTGGCAAGGGATACAATATGGGTACCGGTAATTGTTTCCGGTAAACAGGTAAATCATGATCGTCGTTTTGCCATTAACGTTATAGACAGCACTACTACTGCCGTAAAAGACAAGCATTACGAGGCATTGAAAACGATGTATATACTGCCGGCAAATGCAGGCAAAGTATCCATACCGCTCATCTTACTCAATACAGATCCTGATCTGGCGAATAAATCGGTGAGCCTGACGATAGAAATCGCGGGTGGCGATGACTTTGCCTCCTTACTTCCTGATGATATCCGTTCCAGGCGTTTTGTATTCTCCAACAGGCTCGAACAACCGGCATGGTGGCCTTACTGGGGGCAATTGGGCAAATACAGCCGTGTGAAACACCAGCTGTTCCTGATTTCTTCCGGTACTACCGACCTGGTGATCCCGGGCTCTTACCCGGACGCATATATGGAGATTCCGCGGGCGCTGTACTATATCTCCAACGCCTCGTACCTGCTGAACTATCCGTTTAACTGGGTGCAGGAGAATCCCAAATCCGGGTATACACTGGAAAAGAGAACAGATGGAACAGGAGATTATGATTTCTATAATCTGGCATCTCCCGATAAAAAATTCTACCTGAAATATTTTCCTGGTGCGAACAAGTATGTATTTATCGATGAAAACGGAAATCAGGTCCTTTACTAA
- a CDS encoding RagB/SusD family nutrient uptake outer membrane protein produces MKRIFYLIIIALLMNSCKKFLDVKPETQVDRDVLFASEQGFKEALNGIYTSCAGGSLYGGQLTFNMLDVLAQNYQFIDVTNQAIANFDFKNTTLRANCNEVWGAAFTAIANCNYLLESVDKNPSMFNTGMHDLIKGEALALRAYLHFDMLRMFGPSYVSGATAKAIPYVTVTGTNSTPFYTVSAVTDSIIRDLNLAKDLLKADPIISKDYIVGYPGIDSASETNATDLFMQNRRHRMNYYAVCGELARVYLSKNDLANAKQNAELVINANKFPFVKQSDFFRTDPLLRDRIMYPELIAGWYVDTKDVYTNLQTKFTSVNPIYCATVPQINDIYEVGGPGADDWRLKQWYVNVGANNGGQDKATLQKYYKNAAPLTNLHPLMAPAIRLSEMYYIAAEATFDADKKQAITYFSTMRARRGIGDVVAAGINKDDFIELLISEARKEFYGESQLFYMYKRLNHGVRISVTNTRPASDNIFVLPLPDDEKAYRNN; encoded by the coding sequence ATGAAGAGAATATTTTACCTGATAATAATCGCCCTGCTGATGAATTCCTGTAAGAAGTTCCTGGACGTAAAACCGGAAACGCAGGTAGACAGAGATGTGCTGTTTGCTTCAGAACAGGGATTTAAAGAGGCGCTCAATGGCATATATACCAGTTGCGCCGGTGGCTCCCTCTACGGCGGACAGCTTACCTTTAATATGCTGGATGTGCTGGCGCAGAATTACCAGTTTATTGATGTCACCAACCAGGCTATTGCCAACTTCGACTTCAAAAATACCACGCTGAGGGCCAATTGTAACGAAGTCTGGGGCGCCGCATTTACTGCCATCGCCAATTGTAACTACTTGCTGGAGTCGGTAGATAAGAACCCATCCATGTTTAATACCGGTATGCACGACCTGATCAAGGGAGAGGCGCTGGCATTGCGTGCCTACCTGCATTTCGATATGCTGCGTATGTTTGGGCCGTCATATGTAAGTGGCGCTACCGCTAAGGCAATTCCCTATGTTACCGTAACAGGCACCAATTCTACTCCCTTCTATACGGTAAGCGCCGTTACAGATAGTATCATACGCGATCTTAATCTGGCCAAAGATTTACTGAAAGCCGATCCTATCATAAGTAAAGATTATATCGTGGGGTATCCTGGTATCGACAGTGCTTCGGAAACCAATGCCACCGACCTTTTTATGCAGAACAGGCGTCATAGAATGAACTATTATGCCGTATGTGGAGAACTGGCCCGTGTATATCTCAGCAAAAATGATCTTGCCAATGCAAAACAAAATGCGGAACTGGTCATCAATGCCAATAAATTTCCTTTTGTCAAGCAGAGTGATTTCTTCCGTACCGACCCGCTGCTGCGCGACCGTATCATGTATCCTGAGTTAATAGCAGGGTGGTATGTAGATACAAAGGATGTTTATACTAACCTGCAGACAAAGTTTACCAGTGTAAATCCAATCTACTGTGCTACCGTTCCACAGATAAATGATATCTATGAAGTCGGTGGTCCCGGTGCGGACGATTGGCGCCTGAAGCAATGGTACGTGAATGTTGGTGCCAATAATGGCGGACAAGACAAGGCTACCTTGCAGAAGTATTATAAGAATGCTGCACCACTCACCAACCTGCATCCCCTGATGGCGCCTGCTATCCGTCTCAGCGAAATGTATTATATCGCTGCAGAAGCCACTTTTGATGCCGATAAAAAACAGGCCATTACGTATTTCAGCACCATGCGTGCCAGACGTGGTATTGGTGATGTAGTTGCAGCAGGTATTAACAAAGATGATTTTATCGAATTGCTGATCAGTGAGGCCAGGAAAGAGTTTTATGGAGAGAGTCAGCTGTTTTACATGTACAAACGCCTGAACCATGGCGTGCGTATCAGCGTAACCAACACGAGACCTGCATCCGATAATATTTTCGTACTGCCGCTGCCGGATGATGAAAAAGCTTACAGAAACAATTAA